From Taeniopygia guttata chromosome 29, bTaeGut7.mat, whole genome shotgun sequence, a single genomic window includes:
- the LOC101233006 gene encoding retinol dehydrogenase 16, whose translation MWLYAVAALLALFLLRRWHRERQTVPRLSEKHVLITGCDSGFGNRLARQLDARGLRVLAACLTHTGAAQLRAATSNRLHTVLLDVTSSKSIADVTAWVRERVGDQGLWGLVNNAGIAIPSAPNEWLSKEDFVKVLDVNLVGLVEVTLSLLPLVRRARGRVVNVASVMGRVSFFGGGYCISKYGVEAFSDSLRLEMRSFGVKVCVIEPGFFRTMITNVENLEKNFHASWGKLPEEIKASYGENYLREYVALLKLLQKSYSSNLSLVTNCMEHALTSLHPRSRYSAGWDAKLLYIPLSYLPSALSDALFTFFYPKSAGNT comes from the exons ATGTGGCTGTACGCGGTGGCCGCGCTGCTGGCGCTGTTCCTGCTGCGCCGGTGGCACCGGGAGCGGCAGACGGTGCCGCGGCTCTCGGAGAAGCACGTGCTGATCACGGGCTGCGACAGCGGCTTCGGGAACCGGTTGGCACGGCAGCTGGACGCGCGGGGGCTGCGGGTGCTCGCCGCCTGCCTGACCCACACCGGGGCCGCGCAGCTGCGGGCGGCCACCTCCAACCGGCTGCACACCGTCCTGCTGGATGTCACCTCCAGCAAGAGCATCGCCGATGTCACCGCCTGGGTCCGGGAGCGTGTGGGTGATCAAG ggctctgggggctggTGAACAACGCAGGGATCGCCATCCCCAGCGCCCCGAACGAGTGGCTGAGCAAGGAGGACTTTGTCAAGGTGCTGGATGTCAACCTGGTGGGGCTGGTGGAGGTGACCCTGAGCCTCCTGCCGCTGgtgcggcgggcgcggggccgcgtGGTCAACGTGGCCAGCGTGATGGGCCGCGTGTCCTTCTTCGGTGGAGGCTACTGCATCTCCAAGTACGGCGTGGAAGCCTTCTCTGACAGCCTCAG GCTGGAGATGCGCAGCTTCGGGGTGAAGGTCTGTGTGATCGAGCCGGGCTTCTTCAGAACAATGATCACCAACGTTGAGAACCTGGAGAAGAATTTTCATGCCAGCTGGGGGAAGCTTCCTGAGGAAATCAAAGCAAGTTATGGAGAGAACTACTTAAGGGAGT ATGTGGCATTGCTcaagctgctgcagaaaagctACAGCTCCAacctgtcactggtcaccaaCTGCATGGAGCACGCGCTGACCAGCCTCCACCCCCGCAGCCGCTACTCCGCTGGCTGGGACGCCAAGCTGCTCTACATCCCCCTCAGCTACCTGCCCTCAGCCCTCAGCGACGCCCTATTCACCTTTTTCTACCCCAAATCTGCTGGGAACACCTAA